One Vespa crabro chromosome 4, iyVesCrab1.2, whole genome shotgun sequence DNA segment encodes these proteins:
- the LOC124423535 gene encoding replication factor C subunit 3 yields MSLWVDKYRPTTFSKLDYHKEQAEYLKNMVHKGDFPHLLIYGPSGAGKKTRIMCILKELYGSGVERLRMENMQFETPSKKKLEIMTISSNYHIEVNPSDVNIYDKVVVMDLVKMTAQTHQIDPTGQREFKVILLTNVDQLTRDAQHALRRTMEKYIATCRLILCANSISRVSPAIRSRCLGIRVPAPSITEIKSILQSVCKRESLTLPDELATRIANFSGRNLRRAILMLEACKVEQYPFTANQNISEPDWQTFIRTTANMMITEQTPKKLLDIRKRLYELLTHLIPCDVIFKGLLQECIKNCDLQLKSEITFIAAEYEHRMLNGSKPIFHLEAFIARFMAIYKKFMDSSLEDFV; encoded by the exons atgagtTTGTGGGTAGATAAATATAGGCCAACTACATTTTCTAAATTAGATTATCATAAGGAACAAGCagaatatcttaaaaatatg gTACATAAAGGAGACTTTCCACATTTGTTAATATATGGACCATCTGGAGCTGGAAAAAAAACTCGTATAATGTGTATTTTGAAAGAATTATATGGTTCTGGAGTTGAAAGATTACGAATGGAAAATATGCAGTTTGAG actccttctaaaaaaaaattagaaataatgacTATAAGCAGTAATTATCACATAGAAGTAAATCCCAGCgacgtaaatatatacgataaagttGTTGTAATGGATTTAGTAAAAATGACAGCACAAACTCATCAAATTGATCCGACCGGACAAAGAGAGTTTAAAG tgattttattaacaaatgtGGATCAACTTACAAGGGATGCTCAACATGCACTACGTAGAACCatggaaaaatatattgcTACTTGCAGATTAATTCTTTGTGCAAATTCTATATCTCGTGTATCACCAGCTATTCGATCTCGATGTCTAGGAATACGTGTTCCTGCACCATCGATAACAgaaattaaatctattttacAATCAGTTTGTAAACGGGAAAGTCTAACTTTGCCAGATGAATTAGCTACCAGAATTGCTAATTTTAGTGGAAGAAATCTTAGAAGGGCAATATTAATGCTTGAAGCTTGTAAAGTTGAACA GTACCCATTTACTgcaaatcaaaatatttcagaACCTGATTGGCAAACATTTATTCGTACTACGGCTAATATGATGATAACAGAACAAACTCCTAAAAAGCTATtagatattagaaaaagactttatgaattattaacgCATTTAATACCTTGTGATGTAATTTTTAAAGGACTGTTACAAGAATGTATCAAAAATTGTGATCTTCAATTAAAAAGTGAAATTACATTCATAGCTGCTGAATATGAGCATAGAATGCTAAATGGATCTAAACCTATTTTTCACTTAGAAGCTTTTATTGCTAGATTTATggctatatataaaaaatttatggaTTCGTCGCTTGAAGATTTcgtatga
- the LOC124423536 gene encoding succinate dehydrogenase cytochrome b560 subunit, mitochondrial-like, producing the protein MALCYTRLLCRRSIGFQHFRSLYTSNSLTTSLSQPLRANICETHDEKNMRLKRPMSPHLTIYQVQLTALLSISHRTTGIILSSYAMFLGLGTLFVPGGIPCVIELLSELNLPVPILFAGKTLLAFPATFHIFNGFRHLAWDLGMFLTIKQVYSTGYAVVALAAISAVVLAAM; encoded by the exons ATGGCATTGTGTTATACTAg gcTTCTTTGTCGACGAAGTATCGGCTTTCAACATTTTCGAAGCTTATATACAAGCAA TTCACTTACCACATCTTTATCACAACCATTACGTGCAAATATTTGTGAAACACATGATGAAAAGAATATGCGTCTTAAACGACCTATGTCACCACATTTGACTATCTATCAAGTGCAATTAACAGCATTGCTTTCTATATCACATCGTACAACTGGCATAATACTATCAAGTTATGCTATGTTTTTAGGTCTTG GTACTTTATTTGTGCCAGGTGGAATACCTTGCGTTATAGAACTTTTAAGCGAATTAAATTTGCCTGTTCCTATACTTTTTGCAGGCAAAACATTACTTGCTTTTCCTGCTACATTTCATATATTCAATGGATTTCGACATTTG gCTTGGGATTTAGGAATGTTTCTGACAATTAAACAAGTATATTCAACAGGCTATGCAGTAGTTGCTTTAGCAGCTATTTCTGCTGTTGTTTTAGCAGCTATGTAA